The candidate division KSB1 bacterium genome includes a region encoding these proteins:
- a CDS encoding TonB family protein, with protein sequence MAHKIQQAFHSHYYRRLEMSLVVTLLVMILLFLLFPKVTVNRPEQIKCIGSAITVEEIPITRQVGAPKPPARPAVPIPSDDIALPDDITIDDTELNFSSASAISGSGLIPEPVQIIQPRPLFEVIPEYPEELQKKGIQGTVKLSLHIDANGRVIQVIVIENSTGSDACANAAREAALKGRYVPAKKDGQATDLWITRTYTFGLQK encoded by the coding sequence TTGGCACATAAAATTCAACAAGCCTTTCATAGCCACTATTATCGCCGACTCGAGATGTCGCTAGTGGTGACCTTGCTGGTAATGATCTTGCTATTTTTGTTATTCCCAAAGGTCACAGTGAATCGCCCGGAACAAATCAAATGTATCGGCAGCGCTATCACAGTGGAAGAAATTCCAATTACTCGTCAAGTGGGGGCACCGAAGCCGCCAGCGCGACCAGCCGTACCTATCCCCAGTGATGACATTGCCCTCCCTGATGACATCACGATCGATGATACCGAGCTTAATTTCAGCAGTGCGTCTGCGATATCGGGCTCAGGATTGATCCCTGAGCCAGTTCAAATCATCCAACCCCGGCCGCTATTTGAGGTAATTCCCGAATATCCAGAAGAATTACAGAAGAAGGGGATACAGGGAACGGTGAAGTTGAGCCTCCACATCGATGCCAACGGGAGGGTCATTCAGGTGATCGTCATCGAAAACAGTACTGGAAGCGATGCTTGTGCCAATGCGGCGCGAGAGGCAGCTCTGAAGGGTCGGTATGTCCCTGCGAAAAAGGACGGTCAGGCTACTGATCTCTGGATCACCCGAACCTATACCTTTGGCCTTCAAAAATAA
- a CDS encoding tetratricopeptide repeat protein: protein MKFSFGVNMVLKWKNKLCWALVALLLALVIRPVRADHNQYLFEQANRLYQQEQYTEAIARYLEIINSGYESWQVYYNLGNAYYKSRQIGRAILNYERAARLNPKNEDIQFNLQIANLSVVDKIVIPPQFFLSRWITTIKMLWGIETLTFIVIGLYLLVAVLIILYILVRKRAIQRLVSVGLIPLVALLLLVTIILIVRTHDQNSVRDAIILSDKIEVLSSPDEQGTELFALHEGVKVRIEDTRENWARIRLPDGKVGWVKRDSFEII, encoded by the coding sequence ATGAAGTTTAGCTTTGGTGTGAATATGGTTCTGAAATGGAAAAACAAATTATGCTGGGCATTAGTTGCATTGCTCTTAGCTTTGGTGATTAGGCCGGTTCGAGCCGATCACAATCAATATTTATTCGAGCAAGCCAATCGGCTCTATCAACAGGAGCAATATACTGAGGCGATCGCCCGCTATCTTGAGATCATCAACAGCGGTTATGAGAGTTGGCAAGTATATTACAATCTTGGCAATGCCTATTATAAGAGCCGACAAATTGGCCGCGCCATATTGAACTACGAAAGGGCTGCCCGACTCAATCCGAAAAATGAGGATATTCAGTTCAACCTACAAATAGCGAATCTATCTGTGGTGGATAAAATCGTAATTCCGCCACAGTTCTTCCTGAGCCGCTGGATCACTACGATCAAAATGCTTTGGGGCATTGAGACCCTCACTTTCATAGTTATCGGGTTGTATCTTTTGGTTGCGGTGCTCATCATCCTCTACATTTTGGTTCGAAAGCGGGCTATCCAGCGTCTTGTCTCGGTCGGCCTCATACCGCTGGTTGCATTGCTCTTATTGGTTACCATTATTCTAATCGTTCGGACCCATGACCAAAATTCAGTTCGCGACGCGATTATCTTATCCGATAAAATAGAAGTGCTGAGCTCCCCGGATGAGCAAGGGACCGAGCTATTCGCTCTGCACGAGGGGGTTAAAGTGCGGATCGAAGACACTCGCGAAAACTGGGCGCGAATTCGGCTCCCCGATGGCAAAGTTGGTTGGGTAAAACGCGATAGTTTTGAAATTATCTGA
- a CDS encoding BatD family protein has product MKGKRIVPILILGIFLIMNAPLGLGAEIEISASVDRTVIGLNQPFTLTIEISGEKANAAGDPQLPDLSAFASYLGSSGTSQNIQIINGRMSVSRSFSFTYMATAIGKFTIPAAVIKYGDREFRSQPINIEVVASGQTPGTQPRRTPQPQPDQSLDAAIEDNLFLRVTANKRRVYVNEPVILTYKIYTRVSVTQFGINKLPETPGFWVEEFPGSNQPATHEEILDGKRYIVAEIRKMALFPTDAGTKTVSPMSIECDVRVQTRRRSIFDSFFDDPFFGRTVRQIVTSKPVTIEVMPLPLEGKPSDFSGLVGSFNLTVTADKQAVKTNEAITLNVKISGKGNIKMIPAPRLELPPDFERYEPKVSEKIDRTENGITGYKNYEYVIIPRYPGQQRIKPVTLSYFDLGTGQYRTLRSPEMLIDVEKGSDEFMTVATGLSKEEIRLVGKDIRFIQLASPEFKRIGHWFYQSAYFVLILLLPVVLIVVAAGYRRHLDKLAENVAYARSIRANQMAMKRLHHAKKLLSEKTQKQFYAEVSRSLMGFLGDKFNISAAGIITDEVENLMRSRGVNEAVIKQYLTCLQICDYQRFAPANSRLDEMQRFFEQAKQAIIELEKIV; this is encoded by the coding sequence ATGAAAGGCAAACGGATCGTTCCAATATTGATCCTGGGGATATTTTTGATAATGAACGCGCCCCTCGGGCTCGGGGCTGAGATAGAGATTTCGGCCTCAGTGGATCGGACGGTTATAGGTTTGAATCAACCGTTCACGCTAACCATTGAGATCTCTGGCGAAAAGGCCAATGCGGCTGGAGATCCCCAATTGCCAGATTTGAGCGCCTTTGCCAGTTACCTCGGCAGTTCTGGAACATCACAAAATATTCAGATCATCAACGGCCGGATGTCGGTCTCGCGTTCGTTTTCATTCACCTATATGGCCACAGCGATCGGTAAGTTTACGATCCCTGCAGCAGTGATCAAATACGGAGATCGCGAGTTTCGCTCTCAGCCGATCAATATCGAAGTGGTTGCAAGCGGTCAAACGCCAGGAACCCAGCCCAGGCGAACACCTCAGCCGCAACCCGATCAATCGCTCGATGCAGCAATAGAGGACAACCTATTCCTCAGAGTCACTGCAAATAAACGTCGGGTTTACGTGAATGAACCAGTGATTTTGACCTATAAAATTTATACCCGCGTCTCGGTAACCCAATTTGGCATTAATAAGCTTCCCGAGACGCCAGGATTCTGGGTGGAAGAATTTCCTGGCAGCAATCAGCCAGCTACCCATGAAGAGATCCTGGATGGAAAAAGGTACATTGTGGCAGAGATCAGGAAAATGGCTTTATTTCCAACCGATGCTGGGACCAAAACTGTGAGCCCAATGTCGATCGAATGTGATGTGCGGGTTCAAACACGTCGCCGATCGATTTTTGATAGCTTCTTCGATGATCCATTCTTCGGGCGCACGGTGCGGCAGATCGTGACGTCAAAACCAGTGACAATTGAGGTCATGCCATTGCCGTTAGAAGGAAAACCTTCGGATTTTTCTGGATTGGTGGGCAGTTTTAATCTCACTGTTACAGCAGACAAGCAAGCGGTGAAGACAAATGAAGCCATTACCCTTAATGTTAAGATCTCTGGGAAGGGCAATATCAAAATGATCCCTGCCCCACGGCTGGAATTGCCTCCTGACTTCGAGCGATACGAACCAAAAGTTTCTGAAAAAATCGATCGAACCGAGAATGGGATCACTGGTTATAAAAATTATGAATACGTGATTATCCCCCGCTATCCTGGGCAGCAAAGAATCAAGCCAGTGACGTTGTCCTATTTTGACCTCGGAACTGGGCAATATCGCACCTTACGGAGCCCAGAGATGCTGATTGATGTCGAGAAGGGCAGCGACGAATTTATGACTGTCGCCACAGGTCTTTCAAAAGAAGAGATTCGTCTGGTGGGCAAGGACATTCGATTTATTCAATTAGCATCTCCAGAGTTCAAAAGAATAGGGCATTGGTTCTATCAATCCGCTTATTTCGTGCTGATCTTGCTGCTGCCAGTAGTATTAATTGTAGTAGCGGCTGGTTATCGTAGGCATTTAGATAAATTGGCTGAAAATGTCGCCTATGCCCGAAGCATCAGAGCCAATCAAATGGCAATGAAGCGGCTTCATCATGCGAAAAAGCTGCTATCGGAAAAGACTCAGAAGCAATTTTATGCAGAGGTTTCCCGGTCATTAATGGGGTTTTTGGGTGATAAGTTTAACATTTCCGCGGCTGGAATAATTACCGATGAAGTGGAAAACTTAATGCGGTCCCGTGGTGTGAATGAGGCGGTAATCAAACAATATCTCACCTGCTTGCAGATTTGTGATTACCAGCGCTTCGCGCCCGCCAACTCGCGATTGGATGAGATGCAACGCTTCTTTGAACAGGCAAAACAAGCGATCATAGAGCTGGAGAAAATTGTTTAG
- a CDS encoding tetratricopeptide repeat protein: MVAFNRIWMGLLFLVFTAPTIMAQPGRRQVLEGNRLYSEQKYDEANNKYRDALVSNPENPIIHFNIGNTLYKKRNYEEALKSYEKSLSSNDVLKQSKAYYNMGNALYRAGKLPESILAYTQALRLNPDDEDAKYNLEFVRTQLKNQAQKQPQSGVQQQQEQHQQSGQDQQQDQQQEQEQQKEQQEQAEQQQDQQQQPSGEQRDQQQMSKEEAERILDALNKDEKDLQKERSKVRTGSVRVLKDW; encoded by the coding sequence GTGGTCGCTTTTAATCGAATTTGGATGGGGCTTTTGTTCCTGGTGTTCACTGCACCGACGATCATGGCCCAGCCAGGCCGAAGGCAGGTGCTGGAGGGCAATCGGCTTTATAGCGAGCAAAAATATGATGAAGCCAACAATAAGTATCGGGATGCATTGGTGAGCAATCCTGAAAATCCAATCATCCATTTCAATATTGGAAACACGCTCTATAAAAAGAGAAATTATGAAGAGGCATTAAAATCTTATGAGAAAAGTCTGTCATCGAATGATGTGCTGAAACAATCCAAGGCGTATTATAACATGGGCAATGCCCTCTATCGGGCTGGAAAATTGCCAGAAAGCATATTAGCTTATACACAGGCGCTGCGATTGAATCCCGACGACGAGGATGCGAAGTACAATCTGGAATTTGTCCGGACGCAGCTCAAAAATCAGGCACAAAAGCAACCGCAAAGCGGTGTGCAGCAACAGCAGGAACAGCACCAGCAATCGGGACAAGATCAACAACAGGATCAGCAACAGGAACAAGAGCAGCAGAAAGAGCAACAGGAACAAGCCGAACAACAGCAAGATCAGCAACAACAGCCATCAGGAGAGCAGCGCGATCAGCAGCAAATGAGCAAAGAGGAGGCGGAACGCATTTTAGATGCGTTGAACAAAGATGAAAAGGATTTGCAGAAAGAGCGAAGCAAAGTGAGGACAGGATCAGTGCGGGTCTTGAAGGATTGGTAA
- a CDS encoding VWA domain-containing protein, with protein sequence MLRFAHQIFLQLFWLIPLLIVFYVMAFRWKKQALARFGNLELIKKLTQSISRQRQLGKVALIILSVVFMILAVARPQIGTKLEEVKREGVDILVAIDVSLSMKAEDIKPNRLEKAKHMVSNIIDLLQGDRIGLIAFAGDAFVQCPLTLDYGAAKMFLDIMDSDLLPTPGTAIGAAILKAVQTFDERERKHKVLILITDGEDHEGEPLKAAEIAEKEGVVIYTVGIGSVQGVPIPIYDQFGRNIGYKKDRDNQVVTSKLDEVTLEKIALQTGGKYYRASGGESELKKIYEEISKMEKKELASLKFSQYEDRFQYVLIFSIILLIAEVFISERRKVKEEWRGRF encoded by the coding sequence ATGTTGCGGTTTGCACATCAAATTTTTTTACAATTATTCTGGTTGATCCCCCTGTTGATCGTTTTTTATGTCATGGCATTCCGATGGAAAAAGCAAGCGTTAGCTCGCTTTGGCAATTTGGAATTAATTAAGAAGCTGACGCAATCGATTAGCCGACAGCGGCAGTTGGGGAAGGTGGCATTAATTATTTTGTCGGTCGTCTTTATGATTTTGGCCGTGGCTCGGCCCCAAATCGGCACCAAACTGGAAGAGGTGAAACGGGAGGGGGTTGACATCTTGGTCGCCATTGACGTATCGCTTTCCATGAAGGCGGAAGACATCAAGCCGAATCGACTTGAGAAGGCGAAGCATATGGTGTCCAACATTATTGATTTGTTGCAGGGCGACCGGATTGGCCTCATTGCCTTTGCTGGCGATGCTTTTGTTCAATGTCCTTTGACGTTGGACTATGGGGCGGCGAAGATGTTTCTGGATATCATGGACAGTGATCTGCTGCCCACGCCAGGAACTGCTATTGGGGCAGCGATTTTAAAAGCGGTGCAGACCTTCGATGAACGCGAACGGAAACATAAAGTGCTGATCCTCATCACTGATGGCGAAGATCATGAGGGAGAACCGTTGAAGGCGGCTGAGATTGCCGAAAAAGAGGGCGTCGTTATTTACACTGTCGGCATCGGATCTGTTCAGGGCGTGCCCATCCCAATCTATGATCAATTCGGTCGCAATATTGGTTATAAAAAAGATCGTGATAATCAAGTCGTGACCAGCAAACTGGATGAAGTGACGCTTGAAAAGATCGCCTTGCAAACTGGCGGAAAATACTATCGGGCGAGTGGAGGGGAAAGCGAGTTGAAGAAAATCTATGAAGAGATTTCCAAAATGGAAAAGAAAGAATTAGCATCGCTGAAGTTCTCCCAATATGAAGATCGATTTCAATATGTCTTGATTTTTAGCATCATCTTGCTGATTGCGGAGGTATTCATCTCAGAGCGACGCAAGGTGAAGGAGGAATGGCGTGGTCGCTTTTAA
- a CDS encoding VWA domain-containing protein, producing the protein MFRFANPEFLALLVIIPIMIFWYLKKYRKASGTLRFSNVGIIKNIGKTPSQKYRHALFLLRLVVITLLIVGFARPQSSSKEEQIITEGIDIILAMDVSSSMLAEDLARHQNRLDVAKEVAEEFIRGRTNDRIGMVVFSGKSFTQCPLTLDYGILLSFLKEIKIGMIEDGTAIGMAIANCVNRLRTSKAKSKVVILLTDGRNNRGELDPVTAARLAKALNIRIYTIGAGGKGEALYPIDDPFLGKRYVPMKVDIDEEVLTKIANITGGRYFRATDKTSLQNIYREIGEMEKTKIEVKQFTRYHELFVNLVLLALGVLVVEIVLANTRFRKIP; encoded by the coding sequence ATGTTTCGATTTGCCAATCCAGAATTTTTAGCCTTATTGGTGATTATCCCGATTATGATTTTCTGGTACTTGAAAAAATACCGGAAAGCGAGCGGCACGTTGCGCTTCTCCAATGTGGGGATTATCAAAAATATTGGCAAAACACCATCCCAAAAATATCGGCATGCGCTGTTTTTGCTGCGGCTGGTGGTAATCACTTTGCTGATCGTCGGCTTTGCCCGGCCACAGTCCAGCAGCAAAGAAGAGCAAATCATCACCGAAGGGATTGATATTATCCTTGCCATGGACGTTTCTAGCAGTATGCTTGCGGAAGATCTGGCGCGCCATCAGAATCGCCTCGATGTGGCCAAGGAGGTCGCTGAAGAATTCATCAGAGGGAGAACCAACGATCGAATTGGGATGGTCGTTTTTTCGGGAAAAAGCTTCACTCAATGCCCATTGACGCTCGATTATGGGATTCTATTAAGCTTCTTGAAGGAGATCAAAATCGGGATGATCGAGGATGGGACGGCTATTGGAATGGCCATTGCCAATTGTGTCAATCGTCTTCGCACCAGTAAAGCGAAAAGCAAGGTGGTCATTTTGCTCACCGATGGTCGCAATAACCGCGGTGAGTTGGACCCAGTCACTGCTGCCCGTCTTGCGAAGGCACTGAATATACGGATCTACACCATCGGCGCTGGTGGCAAGGGAGAGGCGCTCTATCCGATCGATGACCCGTTTTTGGGAAAACGATATGTTCCTATGAAGGTCGATATCGATGAAGAAGTCCTCACAAAGATCGCGAATATTACGGGTGGGCGATATTTCCGCGCTACTGATAAGACCAGCCTCCAGAATATCTATCGCGAGATCGGAGAGATGGAAAAAACCAAAATCGAGGTAAAACAATTCACGCGGTATCATGAGCTGTTCGTCAATTTGGTGCTGCTGGCACTGGGGGTTCTGGTTGTGGAAATTGTTTTAGCCAACACCCGTTTCCGAAAGATCCCCTGA
- a CDS encoding BatD family protein yields the protein MGSKMDLRKSLLFGLIWSCAAFAAGLLIAGGRVTIEARVDKNKIKIGDLIRYSIIISHDSDVTIALPELGANLGQFEIRDYNDLTPEKRGGEIVQRREYIISTFDIGEYEIPPVSIRYQLPGDTTWQELATEQIKIVVESLKPSEAGDIRDIKPPLVIERDWKQYIRYAIAAMIVLAIGILSYIVIQRIRQGKGLIPRAEKPPRPPHEVALEALEQLLQASLLQTGEIKQFYIRISEIIRRYIEGRYFIPAIEMTTTQLIDAMIEAEIESEVVQLVEDFLLACDLVKFAKYIPTEAENQRAIAQAFEIVNRTKIVIEEETVAVGDMVAQSTEAAKADEMSHKADAIAEEVK from the coding sequence ATGGGTTCTAAGATGGATTTGAGAAAGTCATTGCTGTTCGGGTTGATTTGGTCGTGCGCGGCCTTTGCCGCTGGATTACTGATCGCTGGCGGGAGAGTTACCATTGAAGCCCGAGTTGATAAAAACAAAATAAAAATTGGAGATCTGATCCGATATTCGATCATCATCAGCCATGATAGCGATGTGACAATAGCATTGCCAGAGTTAGGAGCAAATTTGGGGCAGTTCGAAATTCGCGATTATAATGATCTGACACCAGAGAAGCGGGGAGGCGAAATTGTTCAGCGTCGCGAATACATCATCTCGACTTTCGATATTGGGGAGTATGAAATTCCACCGGTCTCAATTCGCTATCAGCTACCTGGTGATACCACGTGGCAGGAGCTTGCCACAGAACAGATCAAGATCGTAGTAGAGAGTCTCAAACCTAGCGAGGCTGGTGATATTCGAGACATCAAGCCGCCTCTGGTCATTGAAAGGGATTGGAAGCAGTACATCCGCTACGCCATCGCTGCGATGATTGTCCTTGCTATTGGCATTCTCAGCTATATTGTGATTCAACGGATTCGGCAGGGGAAGGGGCTAATTCCTCGCGCAGAAAAGCCACCGCGACCGCCTCATGAAGTGGCACTTGAAGCATTAGAGCAGCTGTTGCAAGCATCACTCTTGCAAACTGGAGAGATAAAACAATTCTATATTCGGATCTCCGAGATCATTCGACGTTATATTGAAGGCCGGTATTTCATTCCAGCGATTGAAATGACTACCACGCAGTTGATCGATGCCATGATCGAGGCGGAGATCGAATCGGAAGTGGTTCAATTGGTAGAGGATTTTCTACTAGCTTGCGACCTGGTGAAATTTGCCAAATACATTCCCACCGAAGCGGAAAACCAAAGGGCGATCGCACAGGCATTTGAGATTGTCAATCGCACCAAAATCGTCATTGAAGAAGAAACAGTGGCGGTGGGTGATATGGTGGCTCAATCAACCGAAGCTGCCAAGGCTGATGAAATGAGCCATAAGGCAGATGCGATTGCTGAGGAGGTGAAGTAA
- a CDS encoding DUF58 domain-containing protein → MVPKEILKKVKRIEITTRGMVNDVFSGEYHSVFKGRGMEFSEVREYQIGDDIRTIDWNVTARMGHPFVKIFEEERELTVMLLVDVSSSGNFGTHERMKGEIAIEICALLAFSAIKNNDKVGLIIFTDKIEKFIPPKKGKSHVLRVLRELLYHKPQGTQTDIANALEYLNRVTRRRSVVFLVSDFLNTGYEKALQIANRRHDMVAITITDPRELSLPDVGFIELEDAETGEIVVVDTSYPGVRNLYAKQTAQDIWQRNKLFKSIKVDHIDIQTDQPYIEPLIKFFRARAKRFH, encoded by the coding sequence ATGGTTCCAAAAGAAATTTTAAAAAAGGTGAAACGGATCGAGATCACCACGCGCGGGATGGTGAACGATGTATTCTCTGGGGAATATCACTCGGTTTTCAAGGGACGAGGTATGGAGTTCTCTGAGGTCCGAGAATACCAAATCGGCGATGATATTCGTACCATTGACTGGAATGTCACGGCGCGGATGGGGCACCCATTTGTCAAAATTTTTGAGGAAGAGCGCGAGTTAACAGTTATGCTCTTGGTGGATGTCAGTTCATCTGGCAATTTTGGCACCCACGAGCGCATGAAAGGGGAGATTGCGATCGAAATCTGTGCGCTATTGGCTTTTTCAGCGATCAAAAATAACGATAAAGTTGGATTGATCATTTTTACCGATAAAATCGAAAAGTTCATCCCTCCTAAAAAAGGGAAATCTCATGTCCTTCGTGTGTTGCGTGAGCTGCTATATCATAAGCCTCAAGGAACGCAGACTGATATCGCGAATGCCTTAGAGTATTTGAACCGCGTTACCCGTCGGCGCAGCGTTGTATTTTTGGTTTCTGATTTTCTAAACACGGGGTATGAAAAGGCGTTGCAGATCGCTAATCGTCGCCATGATATGGTCGCTATTACCATCACTGATCCGCGCGAATTATCCCTACCTGATGTCGGCTTTATTGAATTAGAAGATGCTGAGACTGGTGAGATCGTCGTGGTCGATACTTCATATCCTGGCGTGCGAAACCTCTATGCTAAACAAACCGCTCAGGATATTTGGCAGCGGAATAAATTATTCAAATCAATCAAGGTCGATCATATCGATATTCAAACCGATCAACCATATATTGAGCCGCTGATCAAGTTTTTCCGAGCGCGTGCAAAACGATTTCATTAG
- a CDS encoding AAA family ATPase, protein MNVDIQALNERIKKESEFVDKIMTEVSRVIVGQKYMIERLLIGLLCNGHIHLEGVPGLAKTLAVKTLSNTIQTKFQRIQFTPDLLPADLIGTLIYDQSNGKFTTKKGPIFANLILADEINRSPAKVQSALLEAMQERQVTIGETTYPLDDPFLVLATQNPIEQEGTYPLPEAQIDRFMLKVAIGYPSKEEELEIMRRMTQRRLPRANPVVSPQEIIRAREVVHDIYIDEKIERYIIDIVFATRNPKEYGLDDLTDLIQYGASPRASIYLSMASKAHAFLRHRGYVTPEDVRSIAMDVLRHRIIVTYEAEAEEVTAEDVVRKIINKIEVP, encoded by the coding sequence ATGAACGTCGATATTCAAGCGTTGAATGAACGGATCAAAAAAGAGAGTGAATTTGTCGATAAAATCATGACTGAGGTCAGTCGGGTGATTGTAGGACAAAAATATATGATCGAGCGGCTATTGATCGGGTTGTTGTGCAACGGCCATATCCATTTGGAGGGAGTTCCTGGCTTGGCCAAAACACTTGCGGTCAAGACGCTGTCCAATACCATCCAAACCAAATTTCAGCGGATTCAGTTTACACCTGACCTTTTGCCTGCCGATTTGATTGGGACGCTGATTTATGATCAGAGCAATGGCAAATTTACCACAAAAAAGGGCCCCATTTTCGCCAATTTGATCCTTGCCGATGAAATTAACCGGTCGCCCGCCAAAGTGCAATCGGCACTATTGGAGGCCATGCAAGAGCGGCAAGTCACGATTGGCGAGACCACTTACCCGTTGGATGATCCATTTCTGGTTTTAGCCACCCAGAACCCGATCGAACAGGAGGGGACTTATCCGCTGCCAGAAGCGCAGATCGATCGTTTTATGTTAAAGGTCGCCATCGGCTATCCCAGCAAAGAAGAGGAACTGGAAATTATGCGTCGTATGACCCAGCGACGTCTTCCTCGAGCGAATCCAGTCGTATCTCCGCAGGAGATTATTCGAGCGCGAGAGGTGGTTCATGATATTTATATCGATGAAAAAATTGAGCGATATATCATAGATATTGTATTTGCCACGAGGAACCCAAAGGAATACGGATTGGACGATCTGACCGATTTGATCCAGTATGGGGCTTCGCCTCGAGCGTCGATCTATCTATCCATGGCCTCAAAGGCTCATGCTTTTTTGCGGCATCGCGGCTATGTGACCCCTGAAGATGTCCGCTCGATCGCCATGGATGTGCTCCGGCATCGCATCATTGTGACCTACGAAGCCGAAGCTGAAGAGGTCACTGCTGAAGACGTCGTGAGAAAGATCATTAACAAGATCGAAGTGCCATGA
- a CDS encoding BatD family protein — translation MLSHRLRFAVFVIGLLLIGLSWDGRAQNTSSVVPAPSIRISAELDKKEVPLNRQVVCLVTVEWAGDVKRYQISEIQNPSVSNFEIVKTAAGDRRWTENGQVKAARTFEFVLQPKSLGMGYIENLVVSYVDSETGEAELLVAPRLNAKIIDPIPEPGSRGSWVRWLLIALVVVLIAIGLIVWQKKKQQQARKAAEAAKIIPLEEQFLQELRESVNLSSPELKLNDAFWSLSKIARRYLSQKYQLPALESTTENIIAELNRMSLDATLVNNIQEILTVSDLAKFAGNVTERSALDRTYTLLEAILERNLGLARDQKPLAKAHE, via the coding sequence TCCTGGGATGGAAGGGCACAAAATACCAGCTCCGTTGTCCCCGCTCCTTCAATCAGAATTTCGGCAGAGTTGGATAAAAAGGAAGTCCCGCTCAATCGTCAGGTAGTGTGTTTGGTGACTGTGGAGTGGGCTGGGGATGTGAAGCGGTATCAGATCAGCGAAATTCAGAATCCCTCTGTGTCGAATTTTGAGATCGTCAAAACTGCTGCTGGGGATCGGCGCTGGACTGAGAATGGTCAGGTGAAGGCTGCCCGTACTTTTGAGTTTGTCTTACAACCAAAATCTTTGGGCATGGGGTACATCGAAAATCTGGTCGTTAGTTATGTAGACAGTGAAACAGGTGAGGCAGAGCTATTGGTTGCTCCGAGGCTGAACGCTAAGATTATCGATCCGATTCCTGAGCCAGGTTCTCGTGGCTCTTGGGTCAGATGGCTATTAATAGCGCTCGTCGTCGTCCTAATAGCCATTGGTTTGATTGTTTGGCAAAAGAAAAAACAACAGCAGGCCAGAAAAGCTGCTGAAGCTGCGAAAATTATTCCTTTGGAGGAACAATTTCTTCAAGAGCTCCGCGAATCGGTCAATTTGAGCTCACCAGAGCTTAAATTGAATGATGCTTTTTGGTCTTTGTCGAAAATTGCCCGAAGATATTTATCGCAAAAATACCAATTGCCCGCTTTAGAGTCGACCACCGAAAATATCATTGCTGAACTCAATCGAATGAGCCTTGATGCAACGCTGGTCAATAATATTCAAGAGATACTCACGGTGAGCGATCTTGCCAAGTTTGCAGGGAACGTGACGGAGCGCAGCGCATTGGATAGAACCTATACTTTGTTGGAAGCGATTTTGGAGCGCAATTTAGGGTTAGCTCGAGATCAGAAGCCATTGGCCAAAGCGCATGAATAA